The Streptomyces sp. 11x1 genomic sequence ATCTCGGCCTGCTGGGCGGTCTTCGACTGGCCGAGCATGGTGGAGGCGGCCAGCGTCTCGCGCCACGGGCCCGCGAGGAGGTCGGCGGCGCGCAGGATGATCGCGGCGCGGTCGTCGAAGGACATCGCACGCCAGGCGGGCGCGGCGGCGAGGGCCGCGTCGACGGCGTCCTGGGCGTCCTGGGCGGTGGCGTTGGCGTAGGTGCCGAGACGGGCCTTGTGGTTGTGCGGCTGCACCACGTCGAAGCGGTCGCCGCCGCCCATCCGCCGCTCGCCGCCGATGGTCATCGGCAGGTCGATCGGGTTCTCGGCCAGTTCCTTCAGCTTGACCTCCAGCCGGGCGCGCTCGGGCGAGCCGGGGGCGTAGCCGTGCACCGGCTCGTTGACGGGGGTGGGGACCTGGGTCACAGCGTCCATGGGTTACCTCTTCCGGGTTGTTCCCCGGCTTCAGCCGGGGGAAGCTGAAGCCGTTGCGTATGGTGAGCAGTGGTCAGGGCTTGACCGTCCCGAACTCGTCTCGCCGAGTTCGGGAGAAGCCCTTCGGGGCGGAGTCACGGGTTCCGTAACTCCTTTCCACGGAACCGGGTCCGGCTCAGCCGCCGCTCATCCGACGCATCAGCCCTTGCTGACCATGGCGCGGAGGAAGAACCGCAGGTTGGCGGGCTTCTCCGCGAGGCGGCGCATGAAGTAGCCGTACCAGTCCGTGCCGTACGCGGTGTAGACCCGCATCCGGTGTCCCTCGGCGGCGAGCCGCAGGTGCTCGTCGCCGCGGATGCCGTACAGCATCTGGAACTCGTACTCGTCGAGCTTGCGTCCGGCGCGGTGGGCGAGTTCCTGCGTGATGGAGATCAGGCGCGGGTCGTGGGACCCGATCATCGGGTACCCCTCCCCGTCCATGAGGATCTTCAGGACGCGGACGTACGCCTTGTCGATCTCGGCCTTCTGCTGGAAGGCCACGTCGGCGGGCTCCTTGTAGGCGCCCTTCACCAGCCGCACCCGGCTGCCGTTCTCCGCCAGGCGGCGGGCGTCGGCCTCGGTGCGGAAGAGGTAGGCCTGGATGACGCAGCCGGTCTGCGGGAAGTCGCGGCGCAGCTCGTCGTGGATGGCGAACATCGAGTCGAGGGTGGTGTGGTCCTCCGCGTCGAGCGTGACCGTCGTGCCGATCGCGGCGGCGGCCTCGACGACCGGGCGGACGTTGGCGAGGGCGAGCTCGTGGCCGCCGTCGAGGGCCTGGCCGAAGAGGGAGAGCTTCACGGACATCTCGGCGCGCTCGCCGAGCTCCAGCTCCTTCAGCAGGTCGATCAGCTCCAGATAGGCGTCACGCGCGGCGGCCGCCTGCTCCGGACGGGTGATGTCCTCGCCGACGACGTCCAGCGTCACGTCGAGACCCCGGCCGGTGAGCTCCCGGATGACGGGCACGATGTCGTCGACGCGTTCACCCGCGATGAAGCGGTCGACGACCTGCTTGGTCACGGGCGCCGCCGAGATCAGGCGTCGTATCCGGTCGCTGCGCGACGCGGCGAGAATCACGGGACCCAGCACGGGGCACCTCCACAAACCAGCAGATAGAACCACCGTGAAACCTAAGGATCCCCCCGTTCGCCGACCATCGACAGCTGTCACGTATCCGTGCCGCAGATCTCAGACAGATGTATGAAGGCCGCTTGCGGATGCGCGACAATGCCCGGGTGACGCCGGAAAGCTCGAGCCCCCACCCCGTGGGCGACTACCAGGACCTCGTCGACGAGATCTCCGCGCTGCTCGGCGCCCCGGCGACGCTGGAGAACCGCGACTTCGAGCTGATCGCCTTCGGCGCGTACGACAGCGAGGGCGAGCTGGATCCGTCGGCCCTGGACCCGGTCCGCACCCGCTCGATCCTGACCCGCCGCTCGACGACGGCGGTACGGGAGTGGTTCGAGGGCTTCGGCATCACCCGGGCGACGGGCCCGGTCCGGATCCCGCCGACACCGGAGGCGGGGGTGCTCCGGGGGCGGATCTGCCTCCCGGTACGCCATCGGGGGGTCGTCCTCGGTTACGTCTGGCTCCTGGACGGCGACCCGGGCCCGACGGCCGCCCAGCTGTCCGCCGCCATGGCGGTGACCTCGCGCATCGGCGCCCTCCTCGCGGACGAGGCGCAGGCCGGCGCCGATCTCACCCGGGAGCTGCGCGCGGTCCTGACCGCCGAGCGCGACTGGGAGCGCGATATGGCCGTGGCGGAGCTGCGCGCGGCCCTCGGCCCTCGCGGCGACGGCGTCCACACGCTGG encodes the following:
- a CDS encoding proline dehydrogenase family protein is translated as MLGPVILAASRSDRIRRLISAAPVTKQVVDRFIAGERVDDIVPVIRELTGRGLDVTLDVVGEDITRPEQAAAARDAYLELIDLLKELELGERAEMSVKLSLFGQALDGGHELALANVRPVVEAAAAIGTTVTLDAEDHTTLDSMFAIHDELRRDFPQTGCVIQAYLFRTEADARRLAENGSRVRLVKGAYKEPADVAFQQKAEIDKAYVRVLKILMDGEGYPMIGSHDPRLISITQELAHRAGRKLDEYEFQMLYGIRGDEHLRLAAEGHRMRVYTAYGTDWYGYFMRRLAEKPANLRFFLRAMVSKG